In the genome of Colletotrichum lupini chromosome 8, complete sequence, one region contains:
- a CDS encoding glycosyl hydrolase family 47: protein MGRTSYRWTRVRSIVLTLITITCVIYILDTTWLHPRTETAMLERFMNTESLVRQPATPKSSFDWSAVDLKYPPQDPLTRVPNGGRGSLPRVQHRFASESLSASRRREARRQEVRRLFQKNWANYREYAWMKDALNPISATAKDQFSGWAATLVDSLDVLWIMGLKPEFEEAVAAVAKIDFSISTSDRVNTFETNIRYLGGLMAAYDLSGRRVLLDKATELGDLLYGAFNTEHRMPVDFINFNDAKSGKGLIVEGSVVSASPGTLSLEMTRLSQLTGNPKYYDAAAKVMDLFHDGQQKTKLPGMWPMFVHMADRDVVTGSTFTIGGCADSLYEYLPKMIALLNGAEPKYRTMTENFLKAANESLFFRPMLPGGENVLISGNVDVDAGGTRSLDPESEHLSCFIGGIYALAGRVLGKEEWVTVGARLTLGCYYAYQAMPTGMMPERYNMVKCDRRDACVWDEDKWDAAKKLKTEYKEHLPKGFTTAKDPRYILRPEAIESVFVLYRVTGDQGFQEAAWEMWKAVSNGTLVEHGNAAVLDVTQKQDPLPKEDYMESFWLAETLKYFYLVFSPPDLISLDDYVLNTEAHPFRRHL from the exons ATGGGGAGGACATCATACCGCTGGACGCGGGTGCGCTCCATCGTCCTCACCCTCATCACAATAACATGTGTCATCTACATCCTCGACACAACATGGCTACACCCGCGCACAGAAACAGCTATGCTGGAACGCTTCATGAACACAGAAAGCCTCGTTCGGCAACCGGCGACACCAAAGTCTAGCTTCGACTGGTCCGCCGTCGACCTAAAGTACCCGCCTCAAGACCCGCTCACCCGCGTCCCGAACGGCGGCCGCGGCTCCCTGCCCCGTGTGCAACACCGATTCGCCTCCGAGTCCCTCTCCGCTTCCCGGCGCCGGGAAGCCCGCCGGCAAGAAGTCCGGCGCCTCTTCCAAAAGAACTGGGCGAATTACAGAGAGTATGCCTGGATGAAGGATGCTCTCAACCCCATCTCGGCCACCGCAAAGGACCAGTTCTCCGGCTGGGCCGCCACCCTCGTCGACTCCCTCGACGTCCTGTGGATCATGGGCCTCAAGCCGGAATTCGAGGAGGCTGTCGCGGCCGTCGCGAAGATTGACTTTAGCATCTCCACGTCGGACCGCGTAAACACCTTTGAGACAAACATCCGCTACCTCGGCGGTCTCATGGCCGCCTACGACCTCAGCGGGCGCCGCGTCCTCCTCGACAAGGCTACCGAGCTCGGTGATCTGCTGTATGGCGCCTTCAACACAGAGCACCGCATGCCGGTAGACTTTATCAACTTCAACGACGCAAAGTCAGGCAAGGGCCTCATCGTCGAGGGCTCCGTCGTCTCGGCGTCACCGGGCACCTTATCCCTCGAGATGACGCGCCTGTCCCAACTCACCGGCAATCCAAAGTACTACGACGCCGCCGCCAAAGTCATGGACCTCTTCCACGACGGCCAGCAAAAGACTAAACTCCCTGGCATGTGGCCCATGTTCGTCCACATGGCCGACCGTGACGTCGTCACGGGCTCAACCTTTACTATCGGCGGCTGCGCCGACTCGCTCTACGAATACCTCCCCAAGATGATCGCCCTCCTCAACGGTGCGGAACCAAAATACCGCACCATGACGGAGAACTTCCTCAAAGCAGCCAATGAGTCCCTCTTCTTCCGACCCATGCTTCCCGGCGGCGAAAACGTCCTCATCTCGGGCAACGTCGACGTCGACGCAGGCGGAACCCGCTCCCTCGACCCGGAAAGCGAGCACCTGTCCTGCTTCATCGGCGGCATTTACGCCCTTGCCGGTCGCGTGCTGGGCAAAGAAGAGTGGGTCACCGTCGGCGCGCGGCTGACGCTGGGGTGCTACTACGCCTACCAGGCCATGCCGACGGGCATGATGCCGGAGCGGTACAATATGGTCAAGTGCGACCGTCGTGACGCGTGCGTGTGGGATGAAGACAAGTGGGACGCGGCGAAGAAGTTAAAGACGGAGTATAAGGAGCACTTGCCCAAGGGCTTCACTACGGCCAAGGACCCGCGGTATATCCTTCGGCCCGAGGCGATTGAGAGCGTCTTTGTGCTCTACCGCGTCACGGGCGACCAGGGGTTCCAAGAGGCGGCCTGGGAGATGTGGAAGGCTGTGAGTAACGGGACGCTCGTCGAGCACGGCAATGCTGCGGTGTTGGATGTTACGCAGAAGCAGGATCCGCTGCCCAAGGAAGATTACATGGAG AGTTTCTGGCTGGCGGAGACACTGAAATATTTCTACCTCGTCTTCTCACCGCCCGACCTCATCAGCCTCGACGACTATGTGCTGAACACAGAAGCGCACCCCTTCCGGAGGCACCTTTGA
- a CDS encoding FAD binding domain-containing protein → MAGLMGRPRRGRQLKIDSHRSVPNKTHIFFRRRNFVTFIFLRSLDAERNDGTEIVDGDLVHPMHSKTEIFPFTYKTPTDVLIVGAGPVGLVTALGLAQQGIPTIIIERRELEVQESFGRAITLFPRTLELFEQVGVAEEIVQQGNIVRGIATFRGGKRVSAVGQQSMFTAMTGTFHDYIINIRQKSSQAIFAAKYRAVSGNEVQYQWELVDYQIDDKPQDGYNLTASLQHPQHGTRSVRCKYLVGADGVTSQVRQLAKIEMIGDETAYEWVRFDGRVKTDIPETDLGFVTINSAEYGSAFLARLDKDACRLGYVFTPTLKAKYPQGLSKEQAMEEVIKSVQPFNLEIKQKVAAAMRKDDFVFLAGDAAHTHSSGFGQGMNTGIHDAINLSWKLAGVLRGWYQTGVLDTYSEERLAVAQKVIDIDKTLAAVMSGDVPETWKGCSGKPEPSKVLGDILTSNASFNIGLGVSYGPSVLVDKATTGSLAVGHRCPDILLRAPGPSVPIRLQSIIHKNTGQWNMLIFAGRPGQQTAKVAALRETLESLNAANKYDQMVSFTTIITGTITNTWDVYDGLPSSLVLCDVDGQGHNTFGISAKSGGLVILRPDGILAGIYPIENVQEVGLLFKGFWSGSTKTLPLV, encoded by the exons ATGGCCGGTTTAATGGGACGGCCAAGACGCGGCAGGCAATTGAAGATTGATTCTCATCGTTCGGTGCCGAACAAGACCCACATTTTCTTTCGGCGCCGGAATTTTGTCACCTTCATCTTTCTACGGAGTCTGGATGCCGA ACGCAACGATGGAACGGAAATTGTAGACGGTGATTTAGTTCATCCCATGCACTCGAAGACCGAGATCTTCCCGTTCACATATAAGACT CCAACTGATGTTCTCATTGTTGGCGCTGGCCCGGTCGGCCTGGTGACTGCCCTCGGTCTGGCCCAGCAAGGCATCCCCACAATCATCATTG AAAGACGAGAGTTGGAGGTCCAGGAGTCCTTTGGCCGAGCCATTACTCTCTTCCCCCGCACTCTCGAGCTCTTCGAACAGGTTGGCGTCGCCGAAGAAATAGTTCAACAGGGCAACATTGTACGGGGGATTGCCACCTTTCGGGGTGGCAAAAGAGTGTCGGCCGTGGGCCAGCAGTCAATGTTCACTGCCATGACTGGAACTTTCCACGACTATATCATCAACATCCGTCAAAAGTCTTCTCAGGCCATCTTTGCTGCCAAGTATAGGGCCGTTTCAGGAAATGAAGTTCAATATCAGTGGGAACTTGTCGACTACCAAATCGACGACAAGCCCCAAGACGGCTACAATCTAACAGCTAGTCTTCAACATCCTCAACACGGAACACGTTCGGTCAGATG TAAATACCTGGTCGGCGCCGACGGAGTCACGTCTCAAGTCCGACAACTTGCCAAGATTGAAATGATTGGTGACGAAACGGCGTACGAATGGGTTCGTTTTGATGGCCGTGTCAAGACTGACATTCCTGAGACCGACCTTGGCTTTGTGACAATCAACAGCGCCGAGTACGGCAGCGCCTTCCTAGCTCGGCTTGATAAGGATGCGTGCCGCCTGGGATACGTCTTCACTCCGACGCTCAAGGCCAAGTATCCCCAAGGTCTCAGCAAAGAACAGGCCATGGAGGAGGTAATCAAGTCCGTCCAACCGTTCAACCTTGA AATCAAGCAAAAGGTAGCCGCGGCCATGCGAAAGGATGACTTCGTGTTCCTTGCCGGCGACGCTGCTCACACACACTCCTCCGGCTTCGGCCAGGGCATGAACACCGGAATCCACGACGCCATTAACCTCTCATGGAAGCTGGCTGGAGTTCTCAGAGGGTGGTATCAGACGGGAGTGCTCGACACGTACTCCGAGGAGCGCCTTGCCGTCGCGCAAAAGGTCATTGATATCGACAAGACTCTGGCGGCTGTAATGTCTGGCGACGTGCCCGAGACGTGGAAGGGATGCAGCGGCAAGCCTGAGCCGAGCAAGGTGCTGGGCGACATATTGACGTCCAACGCCAGCTTCAACATTGGTCTTGGCGTCAGTTATGGGCCCTCGGTCCTGGTCGACAAGGCTACCACTGGTAGTTTGGCCGTCGGACATCGCTGCCCTGACATCCTTCTCAGAGCACCCGGCCCGTCTGTCCCCATACGCCTGCAGAGCATTATCCATAAGAACACTGGGCAGTGGAACATGCTCATCTTTGCTGGTCGCCCTGGTCAACAGACAGCAAAGGTGGCTGCGCTGCGTGAGACTCTCGAGTCTCTCAACGCGGCCAATAAATACGACCAGATGGTTAGCTTCACGACAATTATCACTGGTACTATTACCAACACGTGGGATGTGTATGATGGGCTTCCTTCTAGTTTGGTGCTCTGTGATGTCGACGGACAGGGACACAATACCTTTGGAATCTCAGCCAAAAGCGGCGGGCTTGTTATTCTACGCCCAGACGGCATCTTGGCTGGCATATACCCGATCGAAAATGTGCAGGAGGTGGGACTTTTGTTTAAGGGTTTCTGGTCTGGTAGCACCAAGACACTCCCTCTTGTTTGA
- a CDS encoding aldo/keto reductase, with translation MSFGSKAKLNTGAEIPTLGYGTWQSAPGEVSVGVYEALKAGYRHLDLAKIYQNQPEVAQGIKKALAEIPGLKREDIWITSKLWNNNHKPENVEAALDETLKELELDYLDLYLIHWPVAFKKDGDKLFPLAAEGEVDLDQSVSLVDTWKALIDLPKSKVKNIGVSNFTVEDLQTVIDATGVTPAVNQIERHPLLQQNDTLIKYAKEKNIHITAYSAFGNNGFGLPLLIENDVVKKIATKLNATPAQVVLAWSQNGGHSVIPKSVTPSRIQSNFQEVKISDEDVAAINEIGKEPRRYNIPFTYKPRWNINIWDEKEEKEASNKVVRKL, from the exons ATGTCTTTCGGAAGCAAGGCCAAGCTCAACACCGGCGCCGAGATCCC CACTCTGGGATACGGCACTTGGCAGTCCGCCCCCGGCGAAGTCTCCGTCGGTGTCTACGAGGCCCTCAAGGCCGGCTACCGCCACCTCGATCTCGCCAAGATCTACCAGAACCAGCCCGAGGTCGCCCAGGGTATCAAGAAGGCCCTCGCCGAGATCCCCGGCCTCAAGCGTGAGGACATCTGGATCACCTCCAAGCTGTGGAACAACAACCACAAGCCCGAGAACGTCGAGGCCGCTCTCGACGAGACTCTCAAGGAGCTTGAGCTCGACTACCTTGAC CTCTACCTCATCCACTGGCCCGTTGCCTTCAAGAAGGATGGCGACAAGCTCTTCCCCCTCGCCGCCGAGGGTGAGGTTGACCTCGACCAGAGCGTCTCCCTGGTCGACACCTGGAAGGCCCTGATCGACCTCCCCAAGTCCAAGGTCAAGAACATCGGTGTTTCCAACTTCACCGTTGAGGACCTTCAGACCGTCATCGATGCCACCGGTGTCACCCCCGCCGTCAACCAGATCGAGCGCCACCCCCTCCTCCAGCAGAACGACACCCTGATCAAGTACGCCAAGGAAAAGAACATTCACATCACCGCCTACTCT GCCTTTGGCAACAACGGCTTCGGTCTTCCCCTCCTGATCGAGAATGACGTCGTCAAGAAGATCGCCACCAAGCTCAACGCTACCCCCGCCCAGGTCGTCCTCGCCTGGTCCCAGAACGGCGGCCACTCCGTCATCCCCAAGTCCGTCACCCCCAGCCGCATCCAGTCCAACTTCCAGGAGGTCAAGATCTCGGACGAGGACGTTGCCGCCATCAACGAGATCGGCAAGGAGCCCCGCCGCTACAACATTCCCTTCACCTACAAGCCCCGCTGGAACATCAACATCTGGgacgagaaggaggagaaggaggcctCCAACAAGGTCGTTCGCA